GTACATGTCCCCTTATGATCCGGATGAGGGTCCTTCGATCACAGGGTGGAGAGTGCAACGTTGGGAATCATCTCTTAAGCCCGTTGTCCTCCATCAAATATTTGGAAATCCCACTTCTAGTTATGGTGGGCAGGCACCCATGCAAACAGTTTGGGTGTCCAAAGTGGATACAAGCATTACACCAACTAATGATTTTAAATCTCACCAAGCAGCTGCAACAGGACCAGCTTCTGATGCAAGGAAGATATCTGATTCTGGTGCTGACAAGAGGAAAAAAGTCATTTTTGATCCCTTTGATCTACCAAGTGATGTAAGGACACTTGCTCGAATTGTCTATTCTGCTCATGGTGGTGAGATTGCTATTGCTTTTCTGCGGGGTGGGGTCCACATTTTTTCTGGTCCAAACTTTGCACCTGTTGATAACTACCAGATTAATGTTGGATCTGCAATTGCTGCTCCTGCCTTCTCTTCTACAAGCTGCTGCTCAGGTTCTGTTTGGCATGACACTAGCAAGGACCGCACTATGTTGAAGATAATTCGTGTTCTTCCTCCTGCTGTCCCAAGTAGTCAAGCGAAGGCCAACTCATCAACCTGGGAGCGTGCAATTGCTGAGAGGTACTTTTTGAAACCACTTGAGATATATTATCTGCAAGGTGTAAATTTGATAGTTGATATAATAGTGCTTATGCATTTTTCCATCTCAGTTGTCAGAATTATCTCAATATTTTGCATTGTGATGCTGATTTTGTTTGTCGGAACAGATTTTGGTGGAGCCTTCTGGTTGGAGTTGATTGGTGGGATGCTGTTGGTTGTACACAGAGTGCAGCAGAGGATGGCATTGGTAGGAATATTTTTGCTACAGTTTGGTGTGACTGATATATACTAGTGCAAGAGAAATTAGAAGATAAATATTATGATATATTATCATCATTTATGCATCTTCCATGAGAGCATTTGTATGAAATGATGACAGCCAACTTGTTTATGACAttggttctttctttctttcagttTCTCTGAACAGTGTCATTGCAGTCTTGGATGCGGATTTTCATTCTCTTCCTTCCACTCAGCACAGACAACAGTATGGTCCTGTATGTTACTCTGGACTATTGCCATCTTAAATTGTCAAGAATCTTTCTTTGGATATCATTAGCGTTATTTAGCTTTTatggatttttgttgttgtcaatTTGCTACTTACCATTATGAACACTGTATTGCTTGCTATAGCCAGTTcttcttactttttctttttaaacaatGTGTATTCTGGAGATTACGTGCCATCTTAGGGATTGTGGCTTTTAGAAACTTTCTATCCTATTTGTGGTTCTTTGCTATCTTGTGGTTGTGTTGTTCATTACTTGTCCTAACACTCATaccatgaaaaaaatgaaaggtaCTATTAGCAAATATGTTAAAGAATTCTGACagaatattaattaatatgctGTGATCTGATATGTTCCTCTAATTTCTGTGCAAGTTGCGATGTGTGGGAAGGTATGATACAGTCATGAATAAGTTTCTGCTGCAGCTGAATGATGTTGCAGTGCAAATGTTATCTGTTTGAGGATATTCTCATACTTTTATAACCTTAAAATGATCTTTGACTAACTCTGGATATTGAACTTACCTTTGAATTGATATGAGAAGTCTACATTGGTGACCTCCCTGTTTTCTCTGGCAAAAAATCACCTGCATCTGAAATTCTAAATGTAGCTCAGAGTTGTCCTACTGTCCCGTATGATGCATCCTGCCACTTACCTCTTTTTGGTggtggtttattattatttttttttttgggggggggggggggagttgtTTTGATGCTCACTAACTTGTTTGCTTTGAAGTTTTTATTGAAGATATGAAACCTGGTTTTGCATGATGCAGAGTCTAGACAGGATAAAATGCAGGCTACTTGAAGGTACAAATGCTCAAGAAGTTAGAGCAATGGTTCTTGATATGCAAGCAAGGTTGTTGCTGGATATGCTGGGGAAAGGAATTGAATCAGCGTTGATAAATCCTTCGGCTTTAGTACCTGAGCCATGGCAGGCAACTGGTGAGACGTTATCTGGCATTGATCCTGAAATAATGGCTGTTGAACCAGCACTAGTTCAGAGTATTCAGGTTAACTTTGGTTCTGTTTCACTTCTCACTTCCATCAGTCCTTCCATTTCCTTAACTTTTTTTCCTGTCAGTTGATCTTGTTGAAATTTTAGACACTAAGATCAGCTGATGCCGCTGATTGGTTCTCCGTTGTTTCATAAAGCCAAAAGTGTCTTTAATGTGGTGTGGTTGTTCTTTGCCACATGCAatgtattttacttttattcaaaAGTAAAATACATTGCATGCGGCAAAGAATGACCACACCCCATTAAAGGCACTTCTGGatgtattttacttttattatttattagttgctAAAGTAAAAATTTCAGTAGATACTGAGGACTGCTGTCTTCAGTATAATTGGTTTGCGTTTATCTGGGCCATCGTAGCTAGGAAAGTGTGACCTAAACAGAAcagtttattatatttatttttaattggtaagtttACACATGCATCCAGTGGATTTTGAACTGGAGCCGTTTTAGCTAGACCTCAGGGGCTTGTAATTGCAGCATTAACCTAAGCACTGTCATTTAGTTGGCCAAAGGTGTCCCTTTCTATCAGTCAGCTCCTTTGATATGGAAGTTCTATTTTGTTAAGAATTTGATCAGAAATACTTGTggaaaaaagaattttactggaaatatttttctcattcagTTTTGAGCTTTTCTAATTGCTACAATTTAATGCAGGCTTATGTTGATGCTGTTCTTGATCTAGCTTCGCATTTCATTACACGTTTGAGGCGCTATGCAAGTTTCTGTCGCACATTGGCCAGTCATGCTGTTACTGCTGGCACTGGAAGCAATCGCAATATGGTTGCCAGTCCTACCCAAAGTTCTGCAACTCCTGCACCAAGTCAGGGTCAGTATGTGCTGGTCTTCTTGTActtaaaaatcaaactaaaggaaaaagaacaaaatttattttgattgttcAATCGGAGAAGACATAAATTTCTATAATGTGATACACCATAAAATTTGATCACATGTTGATCAGTTACCATATTGTACCTACTTAAGAGGCAAGGGTGGCTGCATAATTATTTGTCTTGTTCACTGTCATTGATGTGTTTTGTGATGAAGTCATGAGAAACCAGAAGCTCCTTTAATTTGTTTCCTCTTTCTTTATTATATCATTGCTACATTCTTCTCACACTATGATGCTTTGTTGTCCAGGAGGTCAAAGTGGTACCACAAGCTCCACTGGAAGCACCCAAATGCAAGCCTGGGTACAAGGTGCTATTGCTAAGATTAGTAGCACGACTGATGGAGTGTCCAATTCAACTCCTAACCCTATAAGTGGTCCATCATCTTTCATGCCGATAAGCATTAACACAGGAACTTTTCCAGGAACACCAGCTGTTAGGCTCATTGGGGATTGCCATTTCCTTCATCGATTATGCCAACTtctgcttttttgttttttcttccgACGATCACTTCCCCGCTTTCTTGGGGCTGCACAAAGAAATGCCGATACAAATATGCAAAAACCACAACCTAGTGCTCCTGCCAAGGTGGAGGAGATCAATTCTGTGTCTGCAAAGCCTACTTCATCCATGGCCAGGTCAGATGATGGTCAGGTAGGTCGAGGTAGTCAACTCATACCTGGGGCAAAAGGAGCAGAAGAAGGATCTGGTGTCCGGTCAAGATTAGGATATGGCAATGCTGGTCAAGGATACACTTTTGAGGAGGTGACAgatgattctttctttttacttcaaactcccacaaaaaaaaaaaaaaaatgaagcaccaatatatgaaaaatttcttttgtttgattCAAGAACTAAGAAAAATGGTTTCATTTCATGTTCTATAAGGAGAATATATTTGACATTAAGAACACTATGCATTGATGTGATGCAGGTAAAGGTCCTTTTCCTCATACTTATGGACCTCTGTCGGCGAACCGCTGCCTTGGCACATCCCTTGCCAGTTTCTCAGGTGGGGAGCAGCAACATCCAGGTGCGGCTGCATTACATTGATGGGAATTATACAGTACTTCCAGAGGTTGTAGAAGCATCTCTTGGCCCTCATATGCAGGTATTTATGtttatgatttaattttctGAATGAATTACTGATTATAGAGATGAATGAGGTTGGTTATCTGTAGTTATTAAAGATTTTGCCAAAGAGTATAAAATTAGTCTGCATTTCTTTGAAATCCTGCAATATAGTAAATTCATTTAAAcaactctttcttttctccttagGTAAAACTGGCCATCTACCCGTGCAATGCATGAAAAAATATTAcgttataaatatatttgtgcTTGCTTGCTGACAGCACATGCATTTCCAttgtataacaaaaaaattcaaaaaaataataagtcaCGACTTTCTTCACTGctaattaatatatgaaaaaactaTATATCAGCTCTACAAGTGTACttcttgtaatatatatatatatatatatatatatatatataggattttcaaaatatgaatttaatttaataacaaGTTGTCATGCATAATGTACAAATGACAGTTCATGCATTTCCATTGTATaataagagcattagcatcagCAGTTTATCTCAAATGTCATTTTTACTCACCAGAACCTactatctattttaacacattagTTTACAATACGTCCTGCATCGGattttctattcttttactagtttatttaaatattctttctttattctttattaattatttcatttttaacttCCCAAGACCAGCATCATTAAAGACTAAGAAAGAGGGAAATTATGAGCACATGacataagagagagaaaaaatatgaattaaaaataaggaTAGAGAAGAGAGGCGTGGGAGGcgagataaaaaataataaaaaagaaatagaatggCTACAGTGCCATTCTATTAATGGAATTGTACTGTGGCAATTctgctaaaaatgctaaaatgttTAGCATTTGAGACATCTCATcaacctttctttttttgtatttggtgCGTCAAAGCATTTGACACACCTGCTGCTAGTGCTCTaacaagaaaattcaaaataataataagtgacaACATTTTTCTCTgctaattattatttgaaaaaattatatctgCTCTACAAATGTACTACttatcaataaatatatatatatatatatatatatatatattatattgggattttcaaaatatgaatttaataataagttattggatgttgtaacattgcttagagttatacgggtgtaacttgaacccaattatatatatatatatatatatatatatatatataaatattgtcttattcattaaaaaaataaaatagtcttAAATAGGAAACTGAAAGAAAATAAGTGATGGATGCCTACCTCTTATAATGAAATGATTGACAAAGAAGGAGAGGGAGACAGTTTTTCGGAGATACAAAaagttaagagagagagagagagagagagagagagagatgcattGGGTAAGTCAGGAAGATTAATTAGAGTAATTGCTTTCCACACATGGCATGCTCAGTCTTTTTCATAAACTTTCCCTCAGCTTCAGATGCTAATATTAGATGCCCAGCATAGCAACATACTTTGCTGACTATTGTGCTTTCTGATAGAATTTGGAAGGGCTGTTTAGATGCTGATATTATGCCACAATTAATTGCTTGGGCACTACGATTTGACCTTAACTCCGTCTTGACTCCGGttgctttgaattttttaaaaccatagaTTTATTCTTCCTCTtgttaacgttttttttttccttttctgtttCTTCTGAAATTTTTCCACCATTCTCTAATTGGCTGCATAGAATATGCCCCGGCCTAGAGGTGCAGATGCTGCTGGTCTGTTACTCCGTGAGCTAGAACTCCATCCTCCTGCTGAAGAGTGGCACAGGAGGAATATGTATGGTGGGCCTTGGTCTGATCCGGATGATATGAGTCCTGTAGATGACTCTCCTAAGTTAAGTAATTCTGGAGACATGCTTGATTTCAACTCATTGGAAAATTGTGATGCTTATAATGGTGCCCATAGCCTGTGGCCAAGGAAGCGCAGGATGTCTGAAAGAGATGCAGCTTTTGGCTTGAACACTTCTGTTGGCCTTGGGGCATATCTGGGAATTATGGGTTCTCGTAGAGATGTTGTTACTGCCGTGTGGAAGACTGGTCTTGAAGGTGTTTGGTACAAGGTTTGATAGTCTCATCTtcatatttcttcttctttgttcatCCTTTTATTTGTTGGGTCTCGGATTCAAATGCTTCTTATATGAGTAATTAGTGTCATTTGCCTTCAAGTTACTTGATAgtgataatttaaaaaatcactaGCTAATTTCTTTCTGGGAGTataatcacatatatatatatatatatatatatatatatatatatatatatatttgtgtgtgtttgtatattTTGCAATTGTCTTTTTCTTACACCTCTTCATCCTTCTCTCCTCCGAGTTGTTGTGTTTGCttaatcttttcctttttaatcttTGTATTCTGGACTTCTTGTGATGCAGTGCATAAGATGTTTGCGGCAGACTTCAGCTTTTACCTCACCAGGTCCTGCACCTAATCAAAATGACCGGGAAAGTTGGTGGATCAGCCGCTGGGCTTACGGCTGTCCAATGTGTGGTGGAACATGGGTTCGAGTTGTATAGATGACTGTTTTATCTGTTAGGTGCTCTCCTGTCCCTTGTTATGTGGGAACCAGTCCTTCGGTGATGAATACATGTATCGTAGTTGATTATTGACAATATACCAAGTATAATGTGGACTGGTCATTTAGAGGAGAGGTGTTGGTTTGGGGGATAAAGTCTGAAGATTTTCTTTCCCAGTGGTCCACTTCACTTGGATCTGATGATAGTAGCAAtcctatttatttatatttataattataattttgttgagTTCTAATTATGCGAAAAGAATCTTCTGTCAGATCTGCAAGTTGGAGTTTTAGGTCAATATTATCCCAAAATGACTAGTCTTCTCCCCTCTAATGTGAACAAAATTTTCTGCCGCAATAGTAGGAATGAAGCCCCTCAATGTTTGCCCCAGGCCTGTACATATTAGCCCTTCTCAGGGTATTCCCCCCATGAATAAAATGGATGTGTAATGtgtactgatttttttttacttctaatTTTTGTATATCTGATAGCATTTCAGATGAGCCTTTTGAGCATGAGGGAAAATTGTTGACACTAACAGACTGACTGTGAAGGACCTTAACCATGAGTGCAGGTAAAACTGGTGGTTCTTTGAGCATTGAGCttggatggtttttttttttttttttttggtattgttgTTTGATGATGCCTTCTGACATGTAGGACTATTActgtaaattttatgtaaatgCTTTCACATATGCTGATTCTCATCTTTTTCCACTTCGCAGA
The sequence above is drawn from the Castanea sativa cultivar Marrone di Chiusa Pesio chromosome 5, ASM4071231v1 genome and encodes:
- the LOC142636876 gene encoding mediator of RNA polymerase II transcription subunit 16 isoform X1 is translated as MNQQVAEEESQSQDSIELSKGSEKKTELPISEEEEDEEPLEKEKPDDPMEEDSVSPATVFCIRLKQPRSNLQHKMSVPELCRNFSAVAWCGKLNAIACASETCARIPSSNANPPFWIPIHIVIPERPTECAVFNVTADSPRDSVQFIEWSPTSCPRALLIANFHGRITIWTQPSQGPANLVRDASCWLPEHEWRQDIAVVTKWLSGVSPYRWLSSKSSASTSSKSTFEEKFLSQQSQTSARWPNFLCVCSVFSSGSVQLHWSQWPSSHNGAVPKWFGTSKGLLGAGPSGIMAADAIITDSGAMHVAGVPIVNPSTVVVWEVTPGPGNAFQATPKTSLSNGVPPSLNPPCWPGFAPLAAYLFSWQEYLISEAKQGKRTDQDLSETVPLHCSPVSNFSAYVSPEAAAQSAATTTWGSGVTAVAFDPTRGGSVLAVVIVEGQYMSPYDPDEGPSITGWRVQRWESSLKPVVLHQIFGNPTSSYGGQAPMQTVWVSKVDTSITPTNDFKSHQAAATGPASDARKISDSGADKRKKVIFDPFDLPSDVRTLARIVYSAHGGEIAIAFLRGGVHIFSGPNFAPVDNYQINVGSAIAAPAFSSTSCCSGSVWHDTSKDRTMLKIIRVLPPAVPSSQAKANSSTWERAIAERFWWSLLVGVDWWDAVGCTQSAAEDGIVSLNSVIAVLDADFHSLPSTQHRQQYGPSLDRIKCRLLEGTNAQEVRAMVLDMQARLLLDMLGKGIESALINPSALVPEPWQATGETLSGIDPEIMAVEPALVQSIQAYVDAVLDLASHFITRLRRYASFCRTLASHAVTAGTGSNRNMVASPTQSSATPAPSQGGQSGTTSSTGSTQMQAWVQGAIAKISSTTDGVSNSTPNPISGPSSFMPISINTGTFPGTPAVRLIGDCHFLHRLCQLLLFCFFFRRSLPRFLGAAQRNADTNMQKPQPSAPAKVEEINSVSAKPTSSMARSDDGQVGRGSQLIPGAKGAEEGSGVRSRLGYGNAGQGYTFEEVKVLFLILMDLCRRTAALAHPLPVSQVGSSNIQVRLHYIDGNYTVLPEVVEASLGPHMQNMPRPRGADAAGLLLRELELHPPAEEWHRRNMYGGPWSDPDDMSPVDDSPKLSNSGDMLDFNSLENCDAYNGAHSLWPRKRRMSERDAAFGLNTSVGLGAYLGIMGSRRDVVTAVWKTGLEGVWYKCIRCLRQTSAFTSPGPAPNQNDRESWWISRWAYGCPMCGGTWVRVV
- the LOC142636876 gene encoding mediator of RNA polymerase II transcription subunit 16 isoform X2, translated to MLAAGCLSMNGDRILLLLQSGYQGCLRWLSSKSSASTSSKSTFEEKFLSQQSQTSARWPNFLCVCSVFSSGSVQLHWSQWPSSHNGAVPKWFGTSKGLLGAGPSGIMAADAIITDSGAMHVAGVPIVNPSTVVVWEVTPGPGNAFQATPKTSLSNGVPPSLNPPCWPGFAPLAAYLFSWQEYLISEAKQGKRTDQDLSETVPLHCSPVSNFSAYVSPEAAAQSAATTTWGSGVTAVAFDPTRGGSVLAVVIVEGQYMSPYDPDEGPSITGWRVQRWESSLKPVVLHQIFGNPTSSYGGQAPMQTVWVSKVDTSITPTNDFKSHQAAATGPASDARKISDSGADKRKKVIFDPFDLPSDVRTLARIVYSAHGGEIAIAFLRGGVHIFSGPNFAPVDNYQINVGSAIAAPAFSSTSCCSGSVWHDTSKDRTMLKIIRVLPPAVPSSQAKANSSTWERAIAERFWWSLLVGVDWWDAVGCTQSAAEDGIVSLNSVIAVLDADFHSLPSTQHRQQYGPSLDRIKCRLLEGTNAQEVRAMVLDMQARLLLDMLGKGIESALINPSALVPEPWQATGETLSGIDPEIMAVEPALVQSIQAYVDAVLDLASHFITRLRRYASFCRTLASHAVTAGTGSNRNMVASPTQSSATPAPSQGGQSGTTSSTGSTQMQAWVQGAIAKISSTTDGVSNSTPNPISGPSSFMPISINTGTFPGTPAVRLIGDCHFLHRLCQLLLFCFFFRRSLPRFLGAAQRNADTNMQKPQPSAPAKVEEINSVSAKPTSSMARSDDGQVGRGSQLIPGAKGAEEGSGVRSRLGYGNAGQGYTFEEVKVLFLILMDLCRRTAALAHPLPVSQVGSSNIQVRLHYIDGNYTVLPEVVEASLGPHMQNMPRPRGADAAGLLLRELELHPPAEEWHRRNMYGGPWSDPDDMSPVDDSPKLSNSGDMLDFNSLENCDAYNGAHSLWPRKRRMSERDAAFGLNTSVGLGAYLGIMGSRRDVVTAVWKTGLEGVWYKCIRCLRQTSAFTSPGPAPNQNDRESWWISRWAYGCPMCGGTWVRVV